CTGTTTAtaaagcaaaatgtacaacttatATGTACAGTAATTAACTATATACAGGAagtttgggtgattctcacgacaTCCAGACTTAGGTGtccagcattaaaaaaaatttaaaacccGTGGAAAaccaattatttatttttttgcacatataagattaaggtctgaacttactataatcaTTATTTAGGATTTAAAACCAGGATTCAAAAAATATTCCCTAtggaattatatttttttagattatcattatcaaaattatcattactgcaacatgatattacattaaatatatgcatttacaaactcatgtttcggaaATGAGAGCTAAAAacttgtctaggtactatgacaaacaaaattttgacttttatctggagagaaaaaataagaactgcgtACCTGGTatccatcttgagtgtcacagtcaattatgtcccttccaacaattttttgaaaatgttagttccttaaggtcttaaacaattattaaaaattgctgtagaggatgagaaaattggtcttggacacatttatattccttattattgtctttacatttaccaatgatcaccaaataccacatgtttctttactgtaaatgctttttattttttagatttttttattataaatatttccatgtcaaagaacccaaatccagtcatggacacgttgcattttttccttaaatgtggaaaaaactacaaaattggtttgtatgatgtcatttgaaatcatgtgcaaaatagtacatgaagagatgtttctaactgtatgcttcttattttgagaCTCTTATTTTGCaataactttttttatcaaaatgtttcatgacgcctcataagtctaatttcgcgcgAATCACTCGTTTGCGTTGTAATTCAGGaagacttcagatataaaaacggagactagtaaagtgatgttttatcactaaaatctgataacgtccacttatttaatatgtttgggcggtggcttcacaattgtgacgtcatacgcaatccagtcatttcaGTGATCAGTGGACCAAACGTACAATCAAACGATTTGAAATGgcgacctctagtggtgaaaataCTACATATTGTGCCTTCTGATTTTGAGTGTCTGCGTTTGTTatggtgattttttttgttgcgAGTATAAACAAAAATTATTTGAAACCATTTCAAACAATCATGGATGacataaatacaataaaaacgtATGTAGGGAAGAAAGGCAACtgttaaaacaaagaaaatcaaGGTAATAAAACGATTTATCAAATAATTATACAGATTtacaaatttgacctttttggTTGTAAATCTTCATTAATGtcataatgaaataattaaggtcacaaataaaattgtttcatttgggaaaattacatttattaacataatattttgcaaataaaatacacatttcctatatattctatatttggtttacaataaaaaaataacagaataTATATCACACATAGTTAAATCCatagttaaaatattttggcTCTCCAAGTAACACCATAACGACCAACATTAAAATCCAGTAGTGTAGTAGGCTTAACTATTCAACTAGCAGTTGGGGCTGTAGTCAATCATCTTCTATTAAAATGACTTCTCCAGTATATGATTGTGTAAACTGTCATTATATCACTCACTAACAGACGGTCACAGAAATAAAAATATCCTAAGAAAAGTATGTATTTTCCATAAAAGGTACTAATAGAGTAAGAAAAAAAAGTTACTTATGAACACATGTATACAATTAACTGAATCATAAAATTGTCATATTGAGGAAATGTCCGTTTTATTGTTGGACTTTATGCGACGATAGCATTGTGTTTCAGTGCCTGGCTAATGATTTCATCCTAGCAGAAATTATCAGAACACTGAATGATTCAATTCTTGGTATAGATGGTGAATTATTGCTAAAAGTCGTGAGATCTGCTTTAACAGAATTGGTGTTGGCAAAATCCCCAGAATGAATATTcttagaaaaaatatatattgttttttacAGCCATAAAAGCTTATCATGTATCattacaatatatttatttttttatataagagCTATACAGTAATACTAACATCATTCAGTGGCTCAGTTTTTGATCGTCTAAGAAGTGCTTTCCAAATTGTCTCGCTGTCTCCTTTGCTCCAGACGTCTTTGCCTCTGACGGTCCTGGTTGCGGGTTAAAATGCCGGTTGCGCTCATCCTCGGCCCGGGTAAGTCAAACTGGTATCCTAGTTTCAGCAAAGTTGTGTTTTCCCCCAACAGCTTGGCCATCTCCATTTCCACCTGACCTCCACAGATGTGCCGCTGGTTGTGGAACCTGAGTTCCAGCAGTGTCGTGTTATGTTGAAGTGAGCCGATCAAAGCCAATATACCTTTACCTGAAATGAAATTGGACTCAACGTTAAGGTTGGTGATCCTACGGTTTCTTTCCAGCATTTTAGCCAACGCGATAGCTACTTGGTCATCTGCATGGGTGTTGGCAAGGCTGAAGACCTCAACATGAGTATTGGAGATCAAGGCATTTGCAAAGCTCACAAAAACCGCTTGGGAGATGTTTTCAATGTTGTTTAGATTGACAGAGGTCAGAGAGGAGTCATTGCTCAAGATCTTTTCCAAGATTTTGTCAATATCGCTTTGCCTCTCTGGTGTAACGGTGAGGTTTGAGTCGGTATGATGGAGGACTCGTTTACCATTGGGTTTCCATCCACTCTTGTCAATATTGCTGTTGTGATCAGATACGTCTGTGATATTTTGGTTGCTTGACTTTGCTTCACCTCTCTGCTTGTGGCCTCTATCGTGTTGTTGTCTCTTGTCTTCATTATCAACAGGCTCTTCAGTACCACATGCTTCATCTTTATCGGTCTGGCCCTCATCCACGCTGTCCTGTGTATCAtcaaaacaagaaaaacaatgCTGAGCACTAGCATATGAGTGACAGAAACAACTACACAAAGATAAATTGCACTTTATCTATACACTAATCCAATCGAATATCATACAAATGGTTGATTcttgcgaaattagacttaattttttttaagtaaatgctatcaaactAAGAAGCATACATGTAGAAACATCTCTTcatgcacatgatttcaaatgacatcatagaaaccaattgtgttgtttttaccacatttaaggggaaatttgtcattaccgcaatgtgtccatgactggatttgggttctttgacattgaaatatttataagaaaaaaataaaaagcttcagtgcatgttatactataaacatttacagtaaagaaacatttggtatttggtgatcattggtaaatgtagagacaataataaggaatataaatgtgtctcatcctccgcaacaattttcaatcattgtttaagccctcaaggaactaacttTTTCAAAAACTgtttgttggaagggacataattgactgtgacactcaagatggctaccgtgtaagcagtttttatttttttctctccagataaaagttaaaattttgtttgtcatagtacaactttttagttctcattaccgaaacatgagtttgtaaatgcatatattcaatgtaatatcatgttgtggtaatgatcatttttgataatgataatctaaaaaatttaaataattctataggaaatattttttaaatcctctaaaaataatagttatagtaagttcagatcTTAAACTTatgtgtgcaaaaaaaaaaaatttggcttcaagggctttttaaaattttttctaaatttagatttcatgagaatcacccatattctgataaaatatatattttgaatgCATTGGTTAAAGCATCtacgctgtaaaaaaaaagttatcattGAGTTTttgaacttaaaaatattagttgacttaaattttaaggcaaccagttTACTTCCtttttaagtctttttttaaagtgtatgcaTAAATACCTAAAAGTGACTCACAAACTCATATCCACCAACCATTTTAATCTTGTCCACTGATATTAATACTTTAAAAGAATCTACAATTACAAATTCAAACCTCTATTTTACCTCTATCGATCTGTTACTTTCATTCTCCCAGTACTTCAGCAGAGCATCTCGGCTAAACGTTCCTGTCGCTCGCCTGGATGTCTGGTCATCCTGCCTGAGTCCAGCAGAAATCTCATCTGATTCTATAGCCATTATTTTCTCCAGCTCTTGGAGTTCCTCACCGGTTAAAGAAGACAGAAGTTCATCTTCATCGATGTCCTCATCTTTCGGGTAGCCAAAGTTGCTCATACTTGTAATGCTACAGTATGATGCCTATTCTGCATGTGTACGGACTCTCATACGTGAGATTTGTGCCGTGTGTCAGGGCGCTCATTGAAGTGAGAGGGATACTTTAAATCTTATCTGGAAAACTGGTGGGGGAACTGAAGTGTTGGAGGATTGAAACGGTATTTGGAGAATGTCCAAATGATGATGATATCACCAACCATAGTAGTTTACAGGTTTATTTCATAGAGGTAAAGGAAAACAACACAGTTTttgaatattttactatgttcctacctcaacttagatgaatatacatacctatctttgttcaatgcgtgcacttttaatctttgtacagcgcttcttgaatgtgttagcatttagcctagccccattcattcctatggctccaaacaaaagttttattttgtgccaccatacttactgtaactactcatgtaactgtttttaaataggaaaacatggaagtgtttggtggcttctgaattcattcctgtttggatcctaaggaatgaatgaggctaggctaaatgctaacacattcacgacgcgctgtacaaagaataagtgcacgcattgaaaaaagataggtatgtattaactcgtcttaagttgaggtaagaacatagtaaaatattgaaaaatggtggtgttttcctttaagaacaAAAAGATCAATTTAAAAGACAATAAACTGACCTTGAAGAGATATTAGGTGTAATTTGAATGGAAAGTATTGCATATTGATTTAAATTATGCCGTACATACATATTTATACTCTGTAtggtcacatactgtataaaagTGCACTTTGCACAAGTCAGGTATACATTCATTAGATTTATTTTTGATTgatattgatatttttattgattGATGGTGTTTCAGAGCAATATTTGATATCATAAAATACAATTTCATTAAATGAATCAAAAGTACATTGATTATAAGAGAGTTATGTAATATATAAACGTCTACAGTGTGACAAAGCAAACTGTAGACAGTTCATGACCTCTTAAGCCAATCTGATTGAACGTATATATGTACTGTAAAACACAACTATTGAAGATTTGCACTGTCATGATATGCTCACATTTTTGAACTTATCATAAACATTTCTATCAGGTAAAATTATCAAGTGTACTTGTACGGTAACTGATAATAAACCTTGGGTATACAATAAACTAATGCGTCTAATGATAGTCACAATTGTCCCTGTATCGTTTGAGATTATGATAGTGCTCGTGTTCAAAGTTTCCCTCTCATAAGTTAACAATCATGTTTGTTGATATTAATGGGACATAAAGTTATAAATAGATATGACCGGCTTTTAATGACTTTGACTATTGATAATGCATTCGAGTACTGCGGCTTAACAGCGCAGAGGTGATGATGTGTAATCAAATGTCCAATGTTACACAGACGCAGTAAACACCGCTTATGTGTTTTATGAGTGCTGTGGtacatttttacacaaaaaCAACTGGAACATCTTGATTGAACTCTTAGAACAGGATCTGATTtgatataatttaaaataaacatgttttggcAATGTTTAGATGgaacattattttattgcacaaatagcaccaaaacattgtattgtgaaatgtattttaagaaGTGTTTTGATGGAAGATGGTGAAAAATCTGGTCATGTCAACCTTCTACAATATGTGGATCTTAAACAATTTTTTCAGGTTTTAGGGGGAGAACTAAGATGTTGGTGTCCTTAAAGCTAATACAGTACACataaactaaaacattaaaatgttaagtCTTTAACCTGCAAGTTTTCTTTCTTTAGGAAAAGAGCATCACTCCTGACACATGATTCTTCCATATAGATCAAATTCTTTGCACATCAGGTAGCCTTTCAATCCAGGTGGGAAAGGACCTGAGTGTATAAACTCAGGGTCACCCAGCCTACATGGGGTCATCTCTCTTCTGATAACAAGTCTGCATAGGTGCTTCAGTGCACGAGGGTTTCCTGGATAAATCATAGATCCACAAGAAAACACCATTCACTTTTTTTTGGATTTTGGTAGGACTTGTAAGTGCTTGACACAATATACCCATAAGGcagaaaattaaattttttaaaaatatgcaaaaatggcccaaaaatatatttgcaaatgttttgaaatatatttacaaaaattatttttcaccagtatatttttgtatatttaaaaaaatatattt
The DNA window shown above is from Paramisgurnus dabryanus chromosome 23, PD_genome_1.1, whole genome shotgun sequence and carries:
- the lmod2a gene encoding leiomodin-2a; the encoded protein is MSNFGYPKDEDIDEDELLSSLTGEELQELEKIMAIESDEISAGLRQDDQTSRRATGTFSRDALLKYWENESNRSIEIKCNLSLCSCFCHSYASAQHCFSCFDDTQDSVDEGQTDKDEACGTEEPVDNEDKRQQHDRGHKQRGEAKSSNQNITDVSDHNSNIDKSGWKPNGKRVLHHTDSNLTVTPERQSDIDKILEKILSNDSSLTSVNLNNIENISQAVFVSFANALISNTHVEVFSLANTHADDQVAIALAKMLERNRRITNLNVESNFISGKGILALIGSLQHNTTLLELRFHNQRHICGGQVEMEMAKLLGENTTLLKLGYQFDLPGPRMSATGILTRNQDRQRQRRLEQRRQRDNLESTS